One Maylandia zebra isolate NMK-2024a unplaced genomic scaffold, Mzebra_GT3a scaffold02, whole genome shotgun sequence DNA window includes the following coding sequences:
- the LOC112430849 gene encoding desmocollin 2-like protein, whose protein sequence is MHTNAELDEKAPLRVIVDDVNDNAPEFVGPLHFTVPEHCSAGTVVGVVSATDRDQIGTDHVKIKYTLVSGSDMFTIHPETGVITTTTNTLDRELKDNHVVTVKIQDMNGAPNGLFATSTATIALSDINDNPPAFMKSSYNVTVQEDESEKLLLRIPVQDKDLINTSNWMSKFVITKGNENGNFRIVTDPQTNEGLLYISKPLDYEKTNDVQLQITAQNVASLNGSSATWQSIPVNVNVEKVDAVRAGLGQQIGPSILTRDPPTRRALTSPHTPTTFSQLFSQSPGREQQTARSVSFGLLGIMTVLCPVVLLLLLFLVLAFFCLKKREKLQLYDSGDTGGIPLKANTEAPEDSTAWEY, encoded by the exons AT GCATACCAATGCGGAGCTAGATGAGAAAGCCCCCCTGAGAGTGATTGTAGATGATGTCAATGACAATGCTCCAGAGTTCGTAGGTCCTTTACACTTTACAGTTCCTGAGCACTGTAGTGCAG GGACTGTGGTGGGAGTGGTGAGTGCAACTGACAGAGACCAAATTGGCACAGACCATGTGAAGATTAAATATACACTCGTATCTGGATCAGACATGTTTACCATTCATCCAGAAACAGGTGTcatcacaacaacaaccaacACCCTAGACAGAGAG TTAAAAGACAACCATGTGGTGACTGTAAAAATCCAGGATATGAATGGTGCACCAAATGGTCTGTTTGCCACATCGACAGCAACAATTGCTCTGAGTGATATTAATGACAATCCACCAGCCTTCATGAAATCATCT TATAATGTTACTGTGCAAGAAGATGAAAGTGAAAAACTTTTACTTCGAATTCCTGTTCAAGATAAAGATTTGATAAACACATCAAACTGGATGTCAAAGTTTGTTATTACTAAAGGAAACGAAAATGGAAATTTCAGGATAGTTACTGACCCGCAAACAAACGAAGGGCTTTTGTACATCTCAAAG ccATTAGATTATGAGAAGACCAATGATGTCCAGCTTCAGATCACTGCACAAAATGTAGCATCACTGAATGGCAGCAGTGCCACGTGGCAGTCCATCCCTGTGAATGTCAATGTTGAAAAAGTGGATGCagtcagggctggactgggacaacaGATCGGCCCGAGCATTTTGACCAGAGACccgcccaccag AAGAGCACTGACTTCACCGCACACACCCACTACCTTTTCACAGCTCTTCAGCCAATCACCTGGCAGAGAGCAACAAACTGCCAG GTCTGTGTCCTTCGGACTACTGGGAATTATGACTGTACTGTGTCCTGTGGTCCTCCTCCTACTGCTTT TCCTAGTCCTTGCATTTTTCTGtctaaaaaagagagagaaattgCAGCTTTATGACTCTGGAGACACTGGAGGAATCCCACTCAAAGCTAACACGGAGGCCCCAGAGGACAGCACG GCTTGGGAGTATTAA